The Vitis vinifera cultivar Pinot Noir 40024 chromosome 18, ASM3070453v1 region TAGAGAAGCGATGCACTCttgtataatttaaaactttaaagtattttcatagttttaattgttttttagaatacttTATAAAAACAACTTCTAAAAACACTTAATATTTATTCCGAAAAAATATCACaaagttgtttttaataaaaaaaaaattaagttgaaaaatGTCCAACAACTTTCTCACtctaaatctcaaataagaGAAACATGTTATAAATCTACGGCAAGGGAAGAAGCATTGGAAAGACTAGACCATACTAAAGTCAAGAGGCATTCGGGAAGTGACTAGTCGCTTCTAGCGAAGCTTCTTGAAGGCCAACCACTACTTAGAGAGATCCATATACTAGTCATGAGCGATAGTGAAGCCTGGAGAGGTGGAAACAGTAGCTTCTAGGGCGAAGTTGAGTTGATACGATAGGTAGGTGAAGGGAGCAAGACCAAGCCGAGCCACTATTGGAGTGGTGAAGGAGGCCTACTATACATATGCTGGATTAGTAATCAGtgaaataccaaaaaaaaagtaaaaaaataaatgccaTTGAACTATTGATTATTGAAGAACCTTTCATGGTCAAACCCgtaggactctccatgggggCCCAAACCTTGGGGTGGTGATTGCCCTGCAACAACCGACATTTGGTAAATTTAGGGGATCATTAGTGATAGGATTCAAATCCATGATCATGTGTCACTTATTGGGACCACATTTCCTAATATTTGTCTTGATCAATTGGATTACTTTGGCTGGTAGTTTTgaaagtatatattttataacatataaCATgagtttaaaactttttaaagacaaaattactcaaattaatcaaaaatgaaaagttGAATGCCaacatgaaaattgaaattttatttcatttcattaagctaacttatttgaaaatatattatattttaggACTTCAAAcacattatatttataaaaatgatttaaaatttatgaaaaaaatatatttatatcagaATTAACTcacttaaattatattatattcattcAAGTTggttaaaattattcaaatttttattaatcagCCTATATTTATCTATCTTTCTccatttatttgaaaacaaattaaaacatACCAAtgaaattgttgattttattgaaagatgttttgttgttttttaattaaaaattaaataattcaaaatttttaaataagatttcatataaaatatttatttggaaaatcattttataagatatatttttatgaGGTCTCTTTGGCCTAcgatttttttcaattaaataatataaatatgaattttgagaTTAAATACACTTTGACCTTtagctataatttttttaattaagtgatATAAGCACGAATTTTGAGGTTAAATACATTTTAGCCCTCTACCTTTAACATGGTTTACACTTTACCTCTATATTATTCAAAACTTAATACGTTATTCCCAAACTTTTTAATGAACAACACTTTGTTCCCAAATTAGTTAAAAAGTCGATGAACAATTTGTTAAATGAAGAAACAAAAttgaaatgtaaagaaaaacacaaattaTCTGAATTTAAATTGTTACACTTCAtattaatatacaaaaataatgaatGATCAAGTGAACAtctttaagataaaaaaaaattcaaaactaacAATTGTCATATTTTGAAAGAGTTTGGAAAATTCTATCAATAAGTTATTGATTCAAAGTTGGTTCTAACTAAGTCCAAACTAGTGTTTGaaccaaaatacaaaaaataataatatcttttatGGTTTTACGAAGAGTTTATAATTAAGGGTAAAGTTTTGATCTTTAATAAGTTTAGAAAGACAAAGTATTGGATTTTAAATGTGAGAGGACAAAGATTAAGAAAATAGTGTATTTtgttctaaatatttttaaagtggTTTTTTTCCAAGTTGATAGTCCATTGTACTTAAGTGGGATTATATGATCTCTTCTtgaataaatatatttgtacATTATTTTGGTACAAACTAATAGTTTGAGCTCTATGATATTTACCCTTAGAACTAGAAATAGTTTGAgttcttttcttaaaaactttggttttttgtttcctatttatttgttttgaagaattaaattagatTCATTTACATTTTTTGAGAAACATTTTTCATACTTACATTTATTTGAAAGCATTTTGCATACTTATTACTAAGGAGTGCACAAACAATCAAGGAtgttaataagaaatttaaaaccatATTAAAGTTAAACATTATGGATCaaactacattttttttcattatattttaaatgttattttaatgTTTGATGTTAGAtaccaaaagaaaatttctaatatttggtATTAGAGCATAGTTAGTAATTTGTAAGTTTAATCTTTTTGGTTAGTTttggatatgaaaaaaaaatgcataactTGAAGTCATAGAAAAATCTCTTGAATATTGTAATATGTATAGAATAATTTCTTgaatatggaaaataaaaaatgatagttTGGTGTTATGCAGAAatctattaaatataaaaataaaataaaataacaaaaatcctAATTTGTTGTTATggaaaaatcatattattataacTTGACattatgaataaattatttattttcataacttGAAAATTATGGTAATatttggttctcggaaaatataaagaaaataaatagggaaagaaaataaagatgaaaatagaagaaaagaaaaaataaagaaaaattttaaaaattaaaattaaaaaattatttttatataccgCTTTAAAAGTCAACCAACTTATTTCAAATGATATTGTTCAAAATTTCCTTTGATAAGATCAATTCAATCATAATTGCTGAAGTTGGAGAGAGAGAAGTTAAGAGCCATGGATGTCAGAGAAAGATGATtctttaagaaaagttaaaaagtcTTTCTCCATGATTGCAGCCAAGCTCACTAGTCAATCATTGAAGGTGTAGTAAGGTATGAACATTTTACTTTTAGCTTCTAGTCTCATATTTCAATGAGAAAATTGTCAattcttctttaatttgataatatccaTGGAAGCAAGGTTGaacaaatatacatatatgGCTACCCCTTGTATATTATGAGTAGTAGTATGTTAAAaccaagaatgaaaatatcggtaatcacaaatatatcgatacttcgattttacgaatatatcagatatatcggatatatcggaggtatatcggcggatattttgaaaaaaaatatcgataagtttaaaattgttaaaaactcatgaaaatgtaaacaaagcctcataataatataattagaagtataatagacattttaaagttattttattgaaaattttgatatatgtataacatgatttatcatatttgataataatatcatatgcatctataaaactataaattttataagtgtacatttattattaaattacacctaatattatgatatttgattataatatgtctaattttaaaatatatattaatattaaaatatgatccatttaattcaattgtattaaacaatataaaataaattattatatatataattttttaatatttaattaattattaatgatattaaaaacattatgaagaaaattatataatttttatatttttggtaattaattaaaagattttgcatttaattataaaataattataattaatttgctctttaaaatattctttaaatattttctttatataatgaatttaagtatatataaatttagtGCACATTATATATCAAATGGCAAGTTAGCCCAGATGGCAAATGGGTGAACCTCAAACCTTTTGGATaaccccaaaccttttggtttggggttcaaatcccctcgGAAGCAAAATGGGAGGCGCACCGACACTGTAGCACATTGATTTCACTGTAGTGCATTTGACTTCCGCTGGCTTGTGTTGACCATGCGATATATTGGAAAAAATCGTCGATTTCTCTAGATTTATCCCGAAATATCAGCGGATcgatatttctccatgaaatattGTGTCAATACCCTTCGCGACATTTTCTTCCTTGGTTAAAACTACATACTCTCTGAATTTTCATCTTGGGAGATAATGTTTAGAAGAGAGACATTGTCATTAATAGTTCATTTGATTAGACAACATGTCATATCAGGAAAGAAAAACTACTAGCTTGATTTAGATGACAGAAAGTGTTAGGAGATggaaaaatagtaattttgttttatttatgataaaaaatatgaaagataaataaaatatagacaATGTTTGGTTTCTCGAgagtttgagggaaaatgtgacaaaaaaaaaatagaaggaaagaataggtaaaagaaaacaaaaaataaattttttcatattttatttcaaactcattttacttatttaatttttctatataaagattagaTAATTTAAAAGTATAGAAGTTTCttaccaattttaattatatttgagtttctttgattttttttatagtaaaattatatgagaaaattattttcttgattattatttttttcttttcttagtacttttagGGAATCAAATATGGTCATAatgaaaatcatttataaatttaggtattttttataaaaaatttagggttttaacTTAGGTGAGTTGATTGGGTTGATAGCTAATCGGAGCTCAActcaaataaacaaatactCAACTCAAGTTCAATTTAACCCAACCTCTAAATCAAGGTATTCAACCCAAACCCAACTCAACCCAACCTCATTTTTCTATACTGGGGTTAAATTCTAATTGGTTGGGTTAAACTCGGATTGATCGGGTAAAACTTTAGTTGGTCATTACattattcaaaatcaatctATAGTGTTCTTCCAAAAAAACCTTCTTTAtgcaaaaatttaaaagtattagGTAAAACTCTGTCTATGCACATATGTGTAatgtaaaattctttaaaatattctttatcttttcaattttgtcttcaaatactctatgaaaaaatatatgcaaacacttcaaatttattctaaataacATGTGTTGAAAACAAATTCTCTTAGAAAATGTCCAACAAGACAAAGGATTCTCATTCTAAgtcttaacaattttttattaaggattttagtacaaaattaatattgagaaaaagaaaaaaaaaactaatacattataagtaatttttttaataaggtttatgagtttcattataaaaatcattatcaataaaaatacacCCATTATATAATGTTAATTCATTAGCATGttgtattaatataaaaactaatataGAAGGATAAAACAACACTTCTAAGATTGTGTTGTAGCatataattataacaattaCATATTGAACTTACCATATAATAACAAGTGAATTAAAAGTACGATGCATTACAATACTAATTAATTTCgatcaactttaaaaataattgatactaattttttactataatatttttattatattttgaagtaAAACAATTCATGGAGtctgtataataataataaaaatgataactttctttttttaattatagaaattaaataataattttacaaattattatattatatattattagtaTAATTAGTGGATAAGTtatacatataatattttttatatttgcaaaataatcataattaatGAAACAATAATgtgtaaattaataattatatatattattattactattattatttggtgggttatatataataataattattttttaaataataataaatgggaaaaggaaaaagtagagaaaagtataataatttttatataccgAATGGAATTTTTTTCGTTAAGTATATTAGGATATAGATTTTGTatcgtttttatttatttatttttattacttattataattatcttataaataatttattagcattatttaaaatatttatttggatATACCTTATATAAACATCATCAAGTTTTAgtaaataatcatattttacTTTCAATTTCTAATATCTCCTTTTAAAATCCCGattgttcttcaaaccttggGTTTTTAGGGTCTTCTTCAATTAAACCCTCCCAATTTCCAACCTTCAACTATTTCGAAGTCTTCTCCATGTCGATCTGATCCAATAATCCCAACTCTCCTTCTAATTAAACCCTCCCAATTTCTTGGAACATTGCAACATTATGAAATCACCCGGTCTCAAAtctattatattataaataaaataaaaatagtgaaggatcaaagatgataaattactaaattataaattaataaattaataaaaatactcAAAGATGATAATAGgtatttaagaattatttatgaAGGATTAGCAGgtatttaagaattagaattttgatcTTAAGATTAGTAGCTtcaattaagaattaaattcctagATTGGTATAAACCTAGATAAAGAGGATGAcggtttatattttattattatttttaagtaataatatatttcataataatgaaattatttaaaatataggtATTACAAAATTAGTATATTTTGTGTAATAATAGAATATAtaacaataattattaattattgtggatatattatttataaataattaatattataaatgaattatttttatatattatttaaaaatagtaacATTCATAGAAGTTTAAATTATGTTAATGTGCATATTCATgccatataaaaataagtattgttttatattaaattggatattgattaaaaatttattttggtctCTATcttgaatttaatatttttagtcgGTTTATCAAGTAATGTCAAAGTGACATGAGTTagaaatgtattaaataaactttaaagtTAAATGTTAATTATTTGTTGTAAGAAGAACTAATGAATATAAATGtaaattggtttttattttttaaaaataaataattaaattaattcaaagataaaattctttaattaatatctaatttaatataaaataaaccaTCTCTAAgttaatttgattaattattgttaaaaataaaaattaatttacacttatattctttggtttttttttttatgaaaagtaataaaaatgttaatttttataacttatttaatatGTTTCTTGCTTATTTCacattcttaaaataatatttttaattggttTAAGAAGTAATGTCAAAGTGAAATGAGTTAGAAAGGtataaaataaactataaaaattaaaattgttattttttatcataaaaaaccAAAGAATATAAGTGTAAAttcgtttttatttttgaaaataaataattaaattaatttaaagatagtattcttttattaagatctaattaatataaaataatatttatttttatatggtttgAATATATGCACTTACAAGAATTCTAActtgagaataaaaatataaatattattatttataaataggatataaaaataattaatttataatattattattatttataaataatatatccaCAAGAGGCCCTAATGACTATTGTGCtattaagaaacaaaaaaagtgctcactatttcaaatttataaataagattACACTTATATAATCACAATGTAGATTATTTGTTAACACGATAATGTAAAAAACAACTTATATTACATAGCAAATGATAATACAATGCAACTGGAATGACTTAGTTTCTTCTTGCTCTTCGCCTACGAGTGCTCCTTTTAGACCTTCTACTCTTATTGTGCAAATTCTCTTCAATAATACGGACAAACCATTCAGGTTTCCCagttaagaaaatgaaacacCCAAGAGACAACCCGATTACCAATCCACATCCATATCCCATCAATGTGATTTTCCAATCAAATCCACTTTCAAACTCTGCATCCGCTTCTTTTGAAGGTTCTAGTGTTTCATCAGTTGTACATTTCTTCGACAATGGAAATCCACATAGCCCTGAGTTCCCGTTGTATGAATCATTTCCAAATGTCTCAAACTGATTTCCTCGAGGTATAAATCCAGTGAGATGGTTTTGGGAAAGattcaaaacttcaagaaatgtTAAACTTGTCAATTCTTGAGGAATTCTCCCAATGAGCTTGTTTGAAGAGAGGTCCAATGATTCAAGCAACTTCAAATTCCCAAAAGATGATGGGATATGTCCAACAAGGTTGTTGTGAGACAAATTGAGCTCTCGAAGTGAATTAAGATTTCCAATAGACTCTGGAATCTCTCCTTGGAATTTATTGCTTGATAAATCAATTGTTGTGAAAGTATTCAAGATTTTCACAAGTTCAATCTCCAACCCCTTGATTGTCACCATTATGGAATCTTGATAATAATGGTCCCCCATATATTTTCTTGTCATCTTGCCTTCATCTACATTCATTATTGCTTTCAAACTTCTCAAATACATTTCAGGCAAGTCACCCTCGAAATCATTGCGAGCAAGATCAATGATTCTTAGGCTCATGAATGGggatttgattttggaaaaccCTATATGACCATGGAAACTATTAGAGCGCAAAACAAGAACTTGCAACTTTGGAAGAGTTTCCAACCAATGGGGAAATGTATCATTTATCTTGTTATTTCCAAGGTCTAGAACTTCAAGTTCTCTACAAATGATCAAAGATCTGGGTACTAGGCCTTCCAATTGATTACCATTGAAGTCAAGATTCCTGATAACATTGCCCTTCAAAAATGTTTGAGGAATAGTGCCATGAAATCGATTCCCTTGTAAATTCAAAACAGAAAGATCTTTGCTAAAATTCCCCAAACAATGTGGAAGTCTGCCACTCAAATTGTTATTAGATAAATCAAGAACTCCGATGGAATGCACTTTGCAAATCGATGGTGAGATTTCTCCACTCAATTTGTTATTGGagattgcaaagaaaaatgtagaatATGGGGGAGTTGGAAGTGGTCCTTGCAGCAAGTTGGAACGAAGATccagaatttgtatttttttccatgGAAGCAGCTCAAACCCACTTATCAAGTTATAGGAGAGATTCAAGGATTTCAGTGTATCTTTTCCCATATTCCATGTCCATTTTCCACTTATCTTATTGTTTGAAAGGTCTAGACCCACAATGTTGGGTAAAATGGAGTTGGAACTACTAGAGGTGGTCAAGGAGAGCATGTTGTTTGAAAGATCAAGCCAAGCAAGATTTCTAAGTTTTACAAATGTGCTTGTCTCTAAAATGCCACTCAAGTTATTTGAAGAAAGATAAAGAGATCTAAGGTTTATAAGCTTAAATATTGAACTTGGAATTGACCCATATAACTGATTCATACTTAAATTAATTGCCTCCAATGAAGCAATTTGGATTTCACCAATATGACCAGTAAGTTTATTATGACTAAGACTTAAAGAAACTAATGATGGTAGAGTGTACAACCAAGATGGTATTGTCCCGTTGAACAAGTTATACCCTAAATTGACAAATGATAGACTTGAAAACCCATTTACATGAGAAAAAATGACACCTTCTAGCTGATTATTAGAGATGTCTAAGTACTTAAGGTTGGTTAGATTTCCAATTGATGGTGGAAGCTGACCACTGAAATTGTTACTAGAAAGGactaatgaaattaaatttctaaggttattaaaaacatttggaATATTACCACTAAAATGATTCCCATTGAGGTACAAAGAAGTGATTTGTGTAAGGTTCTCTAATGAAGCAGGGATGGACCCTGAGAACTCGCAAAAGGTGAGATCCAAAGTCTGTAAAGACTTTAGATTGCCAATTGAAGTAGGGATGGACCTTGACAATTTGCAATTGTGGAGATCCAAAGTCTGTAAAAACTTTAGATTTCCCATTGAAGCTGGAAGCTCTCCACTGAAATTTGTGTTTGATAAATCCAACTCCATAAGGGAATTGTTCTCACTGAATCGTGGGAAGTTTCCACTTAGATCACCATTTCCCCATAAGTTGAGAAGCTCGAGTTTTGGAAGATGAATGCCATGGTCAGGGAATCTCCCATGTAATCCACACAAAGAGAGATCTAATGATATTAAAGAAGACTGATTTAGCAAGGAATCAGGAAAAACTGAAGAGATGGAAATACCTCCAAGGTGAAGCTTCTGCAACTTGGTTAAATTTTGAACCAGAGAATTGAAGCCATGCGAGGCAAATTTTGCTCCATAATTCCTAGACAAATCAAGTGAGACCAAGGTGGAGAGGTGGGAGATTTCTGGTGCAATTTTTCCAGAAAATTCAGAGGAGGAGAGGTTGAGATGCGTCAAGGTTGAGAACCGGCCAAACCCAGCCGAAATAGAGGATCCATTGAAGTCATTAAAAGCAAGGTTGAGCCTTCGCAGGTGAGGAAAGAGGAAGAGGGTACTATTGGAATGGATGGTGCCATAGAGCCAGCTACAACTAAGGTCCAGCCCAATTACATGGCCTGTCACCTTATCACATGTCACTCCATCCCATGAGCAGCAATCACTACCCTTCTTCCAAGACTCTGTTTTGGGATAAGCCATGACACCATAGTAATCGCATCCCCAAAAACTGGAATTGTCAATAACGGAAAAGGATTTCTTAAGTTGGAGTAGAGCAAGGGTTTGGTGATGAGGGCATAGTTTGGTGGAattagagaaagagaaagaagagaaaaagagcTGAGAGCATgagatgaagaaaataaaatagagggGGAGTTTAGACATCATTCTTCCCAAAAGGAATTAGGAATTAAGAGAGGGAGGAGGGAGGTAAGATGAGAGAAATGGTGTCTGAGTATTCTCTTATTTATATGCAAATGATTCACTGTAACTTTAGCCCACTCTTCTTCACTATGGAAATTTCCAACTCAAATAGGGGAACAAAGAAGACTTTTCTTGTTGAACTTTCTCCTTACGGAAAAACCAAAATGATAACGTTGGTCTTTtggtttaaattttaataatttttttcataaaacaaattttaaatttcatatctCACATGTTAATCCTACCTAACAAACATAACCTAATTGTatacaaaaatttcataaatgatGACTATACATAAACAAAGAACATAAAAAGATAacatatgaattattttaagtttcaaaaagGATATTCAATCTTAATCAAGAACGAAAATATCAAGATATATTGACATAGCGTTGGTgagcaataaaagaaaatgataaaaagaaatgaggaaaattttcttttattatctttcaagaattttttttcttatactctttatttttcataaaataggATACAAATTATTAGCTACTAAATATGAATTTAAGTTGAGTTTGATGACTTTTCTTAATCTTCATGAAATCACTTTAACAAATCTTAAGATGCTTTgatatttctaataaataagaataggaatataaataaattagaatatcAAAAGAAGAAATGAATCATAATTCTAATAAAGTTAGATTTTCATTAATCAAGTGAcgctaataaatgaaaaatttgttTGTAGCTTTCTCTAATTAACAAAGTTTCCATTCATAAACCAAATTTTTGTTACGGGTCAAATTTTGACAAAGGGATCATCCCttcatttccttccaaatatcttccttttattttcatcttttgtttttaagaccggctaattttcctttaatttctcttttACTTTCTTCATTTTGTTCTCATTCTTCTAGATTACGTGTCATACAATgaaaactatataaattttaaaatgaaactaTCACTTGTTTTACACTTGGTACATACACCAttttttcttcaacatttctagatcattaatagattaaaatgatactaatttgttttgaaattgaCTAAGTAAAATATAGttcaaaataaatgatttgatgAGGGTCATGAGACACATCTCTTGACTTTGACTTCTATGAGTCAATAGAATGACGGTACTATTTAGGAGTTTGCAACATGGTTATTCTTAAAgcattttttaacatttttttttaaattcataaatcatCCTCCAAAATCATCTATTGAGTCTTtgaaataattaacaaaaaagagaaaatttacATCACAAGATTCTTTTCATATTAGCTTTATTATGGTCTTCTCCACTTCTTTTCATATTAGATTTGCATCACTCTCTAGGAGTTTACAACACGGTGCtttttaaagtatattttaacaaaaaaaaaaaaaactgaaattaTATTGAGTGTTagaaataattaacaaaaaagGGGAAATTTACATCACaagatttttttcatattaactTTATTATGGTCTTCTCCACTTCTTTTCATGTTAGCTTTACATCACTATCTAGGAGTTTACAACATGTTCTtcctcaattatattttaaccaaaaaaaaaatcataaatcatCCTCTGAAATTATATTGAGTGTTTGGAATAATtaacaaaaaagggaaaatttacATCACAAGATTCTTTTCATATTAGCTTTATTATGGTCTTCTCCACTTCTTTTCATATTAGCTTTGCATCACTCTCTAGGAGTTTACAACACGGTGCtttttaaagtatattttaacaaaaaaaaaaaaatcataaatcatCCTTTGAAATTATATTGAGTGTTtgaaataattaacaaaaaaggagaaaatttaCATCACAAGATTCTTTTCATATTAACTTTATTATGGTCTTCTCCACTTATTTTCATGTTAGCTTTACATCACTATCTAGGAGTTTACAACACGATTCTTCCTAAATTATATTGAGTGTTtgaaataattaacaaaaaagagaaaatttacATCACAAGATTCTTTTCATATTAGCTTTATTATGGTCTTCTCCACTTCTTTTTATGTTAGTTTTACATCACTATCTAGGAGTTTACAACACGGTTATTCCTAGAGtatattttaacaaaagaaattaagatGGAGTTTACTTTAtgtttaatatgttttttattctaaaaattattttgataagtttaaaaattgtgtttactttttagaatttttagaatgttttcaaatta contains the following coding sequences:
- the LOC100854974 gene encoding receptor-like protein 9DC3, producing the protein MMSKLPLYFIFFISCSQLFFSSFSFSNSTKLCPHHQTLALLQLKKSFSVIDNSSFWGCDYYGVMAYPKTESWKKGSDCCSWDGVTCDKVTGHVIGLDLSCSWLYGTIHSNSTLFLFPHLRRLNLAFNDFNGSSISAGFGRFSTLTHLNLSSSEFSGKIAPEISHLSTLVSLDLSRNYGAKFASHGFNSLVQNLTKLQKLHLGGFSKIKSPFMSLRIIDLARNDFEGDLPEMYLRSLKAIMNVDEGKMTRKYMGDHYYQDSIMVTIKGLEIELVKILNTFTTIDLSSNKFQGEIPESIGNLNSLRELNLSHNNLVGHIPSSFGNLKLLESLDLSSNKLIGRIPQELTSLTFLEVLNLSQNHLTGFIPRGNQFETFGNDSYNGNSGLCGFPLSKKCTTDETLEPSKEADAEFESGFDWKITLMGYGCGLVIGLSLGCFIFLTGKPEWFVRIIEENLHNKSRRSKRSTRRRRARRN